The following nucleotide sequence is from Firmicutes bacterium HGW-Firmicutes-1.
ATAGATATCTGTTATAATATACATATAGAAATAGTATTGTAATAAGGAGGAGTAAGATATGGGAAAGATTGGAATTATAGGTGCGATGGAAGAAGAAGTTTTGGCGTTACGTGAGAAACTGAAGGTGACTGATGTTAGAAGTATTGCTTCTTTAGAATTCTATGTTGGTACTCTCCATGGTAAAGAAATTGTTTTAGTCAAGGCAGGAATAGGTAAGGTAAATGCTGCCATTTGTACACAATTATTGATAGATTGTTTTCATATAGATTCGGTTATTAATACAGGAGTTGCAGGAGCACTAAGTGATGAGTTGAATATTGGTGATATTGTCATTTCGGTGGATGCAATTCAACACGACATGGATGCAACGGGATTTGGGTATGAAAAAGGTGTTATTCCTAGAATGGAAGAAAGTGTATTCAAAGCAGACAAGAGGCTAGTTCATATTGCGGAAAAAGCCAGTGAGGTACTAAGTGTTAATACAAACATTTTCACAAAGAGAATTGTTAGCGGTGATCAATTTATATCAGATCCTGAAAAGAAAAAAGAGCTTATAAAAGAATTCAGTG
It contains:
- a CDS encoding 5'-methylthioadenosine/adenosylhomocysteine nucleosidase, giving the protein MGKIGIIGAMEEEVLALREKLKVTDVRSIASLEFYVGTLHGKEIVLVKAGIGKVNAAICTQLLIDCFHIDSVINTGVAGALSDELNIGDIVISVDAIQHDMDATGFGYEKGVIPRMEESVFKADKRLVHIAEKASEVLSVNTNIFTKRIVSGDQFISDPEKKKELIKEFSGFCTEMEGAAIAHACYVNKIPFVIIRSISDKADDSAEVNFSQFTQLAAANSCKMIEKMVDIM